The Arachis ipaensis cultivar K30076 chromosome B07, Araip1.1, whole genome shotgun sequence genome includes a window with the following:
- the LOC107609566 gene encoding uncharacterized protein At2g39795, mitochondrial isoform X1: MGRILESFTCVTLLQVLGFENFPNLLNPIKTPFPLRLFFSFPSVSEMAFSSILRRSGSLARPLVIAGQLLKNTQRQSSYRTVLLSAINQNVQKDSAVPTFGFSSLAYKNKPTSDENLLRVIESEITCAQETDNHTRQVDEAPSNFPFKILDQPGQQTIMLERTYQGEEIKVEVHMPDLVTGEENDDGRDDDDESERASQSSIPLSVSVYKKDGPYLEFSCVAYPDEVVIDSLSVKNPEPSEDQIAYEGPDFQDLDEGLQKSFHKYLEIRGIKPSTTNFLHEYMINKDSREYLVWLQKLKQFVEA, encoded by the exons ATGGGCCGAATACTAGAGAGCTTCACTTGCGTAACATTACTACAAGTTTTAGGGTTTGAAAATTTCCCAAATCTCTTAAACCCTATTAAAACCCCATTCCCTCTTCGGctgtttttctctttcccctCAGTTTCGGAGATGGCGTTCAGCTCGATTCTTCGCAGGTCTGGATCTCTCGCAAGGCCTCTTGTGATTGCAGGGCAATTGTTGAAGAACACTCAGCGGCAGAGTAGCTACCGCACCGTTTTGTTGAGCGCCATCAACCAGAACGTGCAAAAGGACTCGGCGGTTCCGACGTTCGGTTTTTCTTCTTTGGCTTATAAGAACAAGCCCACCTCCGACGAGAACCTTCTCCGCGTCATCGAATCGGAGATCACTTGCGCCCAGGAAACCGACAATCACACT AGACAGGTTGATGAGGCTCCAAGTAATTTCCCTTTTAAGATACTTGATCAGCCGGGACAGCAGACTATAATGCTTGAAAGGACATATCAAGGTGAGGAAATTAAGGTTGAGGTGCACATGCCTGATCTGGTCACCGGGGAAGAAAATGATGATGGTCGTGACGACGACGATGAGAGTGAGAGAGCATCTCAGTCAAGCATTCCGCTTTCAGTCAGTGTTTACAAGAAGGATGGGCCCTATCTGGAATTCAGTTGTGTGGCTTACCCCGATGAGGTCGTCATTGACAGCTTGTCTGTTAAGAATCCGGAACCCAGCGAGGATCAGATTGCATACGAAGGACCAGACTTCCA GGATTTGGACGAGGGCCTCCAAAAGTCTTTCCACAAGTACTTAGAAATTAGAGGAATCAAGCCTAGCACAACCAATTTCTTGCATGAGTACATGATCAACAAGGATAGCAGGGAATACTTGGTCTGGTTGCAGAAGCTCAAGCAATTCGTTGAAGCATGA
- the LOC107609566 gene encoding uncharacterized protein At2g39795, mitochondrial isoform X2, with translation MGRILESFTCVTLLQVLGFENFPNLLNPIKTPFPLRLFFSFPSVSEMAFSSILRRSGSLARPLVIAGQLLKNTQRQSSYRTVLLSAINQNVQKDSAVPTFGFSSLAYKNKPTSDENLLRVIESEITCAQETDNHTVDEAPSNFPFKILDQPGQQTIMLERTYQGEEIKVEVHMPDLVTGEENDDGRDDDDESERASQSSIPLSVSVYKKDGPYLEFSCVAYPDEVVIDSLSVKNPEPSEDQIAYEGPDFQDLDEGLQKSFHKYLEIRGIKPSTTNFLHEYMINKDSREYLVWLQKLKQFVEA, from the exons ATGGGCCGAATACTAGAGAGCTTCACTTGCGTAACATTACTACAAGTTTTAGGGTTTGAAAATTTCCCAAATCTCTTAAACCCTATTAAAACCCCATTCCCTCTTCGGctgtttttctctttcccctCAGTTTCGGAGATGGCGTTCAGCTCGATTCTTCGCAGGTCTGGATCTCTCGCAAGGCCTCTTGTGATTGCAGGGCAATTGTTGAAGAACACTCAGCGGCAGAGTAGCTACCGCACCGTTTTGTTGAGCGCCATCAACCAGAACGTGCAAAAGGACTCGGCGGTTCCGACGTTCGGTTTTTCTTCTTTGGCTTATAAGAACAAGCCCACCTCCGACGAGAACCTTCTCCGCGTCATCGAATCGGAGATCACTTGCGCCCAGGAAACCGACAATCACACT GTTGATGAGGCTCCAAGTAATTTCCCTTTTAAGATACTTGATCAGCCGGGACAGCAGACTATAATGCTTGAAAGGACATATCAAGGTGAGGAAATTAAGGTTGAGGTGCACATGCCTGATCTGGTCACCGGGGAAGAAAATGATGATGGTCGTGACGACGACGATGAGAGTGAGAGAGCATCTCAGTCAAGCATTCCGCTTTCAGTCAGTGTTTACAAGAAGGATGGGCCCTATCTGGAATTCAGTTGTGTGGCTTACCCCGATGAGGTCGTCATTGACAGCTTGTCTGTTAAGAATCCGGAACCCAGCGAGGATCAGATTGCATACGAAGGACCAGACTTCCA GGATTTGGACGAGGGCCTCCAAAAGTCTTTCCACAAGTACTTAGAAATTAGAGGAATCAAGCCTAGCACAACCAATTTCTTGCATGAGTACATGATCAACAAGGATAGCAGGGAATACTTGGTCTGGTTGCAGAAGCTCAAGCAATTCGTTGAAGCATGA